taaacccttaggggaaacaagaaacgtgtgtcaaacatcataacacagcacatcttgttcgtatgcattgcagttcacatattgtgcattatataggcaattatatgcattactcgtgaccatgtggtgcattattcgtagcggtttccagccattattagattactattgtaccctcataatgcacaaaataggacaaataatgcaacacatgattaattacccaatgttgatcttgaccgtccatttctctaatctaatggctgatattaagaaggaaaaaggaggaaatataggaaaaggaaatgaatacatccatatatatatatatatatatatatatatagtagtaaataataaaatttaattacatattttatcaataaatattatagtattatacatttaatagtattattatagaaaaaagtcttgtactagtatattagaatatttaatgacgttaagtttaaatacaataataaattataatacacaatattaaaaactagtattaaactctatgtataattataaactcctatattataaaatattagtgattgtaaaagtataattaaaatataagaaatatattataattaacaatttcttaaaagaatataaaattaaaatgaattattagtttcgatggaaaaagaatttcagatttaatgtataaggataattaatgttcataatatttcaaaatgaccATGTGGTAGAGTGGTAAAGAAGTATGTATTTAGAGATGAGGTCATGTGTCAAGTCCTAGCAACaacaaatcttaaaaaaatatttttaaaaagaggaaaatcggtttccggttcacggtcGGACCGGCCAGTTCCACCGATTCGCGGCGATTCAATGTGCTAGTGATTTttaggggtgaaccggaccggactgattcgcggtcgaaccggccggtccgattcgatttttaaaacactagCCGCATCGAAATCAGACTATTAAATCTATTGATTTGAATAATCAATGCCAACATCATATCATatatctaaaaaaaattaattttgctTTCCCTACTCCTCTCAAACAATAACACAATCATCAAATTGGATCACATCAAATAACACTCAAAGTATGTAACAAATTAATCAAAGTGATCCCAAATAAAGCCTACTACTAAAATCTTGTGTAAAGATAGACTCAAACGTTACTTACAAGAATTCCAATTCTCTTTTCTCTACTTTTGTAATTCCTCTTGCTAACTTCTAGACACTTCTTgtacacataaaaaaaacaaaatgattattaaatatcaatatattCCGCCGATCCACTTTAATAAAGacgtttcattttctgcactcattttaaaaaatcatactCTATTCATCCTCCAAAAATTGTTAAAGTTATatatgacacgggttttaataaaatatgcaattggtaaaataagaaagagatagaAATAGTGAGGGAAAAAAAGTAGTAGAAGTAATGTTAGTagattgtggggtccacattattagtgATATGTGTTTGTTCAAAACTTTCCTTATATAGACGTTGTCTAATTTCGAGGGACggtccaaaatggaaaaactaatctattattttttcaaaacaagtgcaaaaaaatgaaacgcatctattaacatggaacgaagggagtatatattattcttcctatttcttttttcgttcgtctcataaaaattgttcatatccatttatgatattttttttcgcctttctctttttattttattatttatggacCCCATCACTcattacacaatttcaactaatttttcttctctttcatgTGTCAACCCTAAATGGtctatttttatgaaatgttaATCAATAATTATTTGAACATAAATCCTACCTTATCAATCTCTTCTTCAAGGATTCTTTAGCTCATTTTGAATaatgtaaaagaaaaagaaaaataaaattgaagattCTTCAGCTCATTTTGAATaatgtaaaagaaaaagaaaaagaaaaactttgacaaaataaaaaatcttgaTCGTTGCAAAACTTAACTACATTCACAAAATCCAATACGCTATTATTAGAGATCAAATCTTAACTAGAAGATTAAAAAATGGAAGGTTGAGATTGAGTTCTAACAAATTTTGAATCTGAAAGCACGAAGTTCATTATAAAGACATTTTAGTTCACTGTAAGAATGTTTTAGTTCATAACACGAATTTGAAAACGGAGTGAACCACCAAAACGCTTCTATAGTGAACTCCATGTTTTAGTCTATGATTATTTATCAAGATGTgattaggccacccgcaacgcgtaacgcgggtggctcgtaacctgtcacgccgggacgagacggcggcgagacgcgttaCAGAGTCCcatctcgtccccagcccgccgagcgtcccgtctcgccacgcgcccgcgcgTGTGGCGcactccggcgccatgcgtgacgcccactcgccggcccgcgagtgggcatcgtcacgttgacgcaataaattatttttttaaatttgaatttaaaaaaaataaaaataaaaaatcgaaaaacagtaatattaccgttaatattaccatttttatttttattttttatttttattttttatttttattttttattttattatttactctATCAATACTCCTAATTCACCCTCGTTtcatacacaaatacacatctattcttcccaaatcatcttcatttcctctccaattttcatctaacctcttatcacaaaatgtccggcgacggaaactctggcggtggcggctccaatgggtttgacatcaactcgttcggcgactggggggcatgtacaatgtcctgggtggtggttccagttcgtcgacgccgggcacccagggttcgtcgacgccgggggtaccaaccaccccattttgatgtcgATGCATACGCCCGCCCCTCCgtccccgaggtattcgcagggattatcccagattcgggaggattattcggttgaacccactccggaaggaggccgaggcggtggaagctccagggcggaggcggacgaggagggggaggaggaggatctaggccgacatccgtacagccccaaggaaacgctggctgtgtacaacgcctggatcagcgcctcgtacgatcccatcgtcgggaatcaacaatcctgGAAGTGCTTatgggaaaaggtcactgaggcctaccacgagattaagccgaaggggtcccgccgccgcacatttaaGATGCTTCGCACTTACTTTGACCGAGTCCACAGAtaggtcaaaaaattatgcgccatctacaagagtgaagcggctcattaccaaagcggagccacgggagccgacattctgaggtcggctttgcgagtctacttcgacgacaccggtaaacaattcaaacatgtcgatgtttgggaggtcgtcaaagacgaggaaaggtgggccggcggtgtccggtccagctcgggctcgacctcgaagcgcacgaagcacacgacgggtggccaatactcgtctagtgagggcggttcggacagcgccgcacaagagtttgcctcgcaggaggttgagggcacgacagacgatgccgggggggtcctcccgtgggtgccgtcggccgcaaggcgaaggcggctagagggaggaggggccgagccgaatcaagccaggcgggctcgggggcaccctcgaactccgtaatgtccatgtacattatcgccacaatggcggacacttcccgcatgacgcctccccaataccaagtctatcttgccggaattgagtttatggcaagacaacttggtattccgcctccaggtggcttcaaTGCACCTCCActgccttcgggggatgattcgccaacggagtagttttttttattttctataaaattgtattttaaattatgtaattttttttaggattttaattatgtgttttttttatttttttgaattttaagttgtatttttattttatgttgtaattttattttatttaatgaagtgtgtttttattaattgaatttgttggaaataaaaattaaaaaatgaaattgaatgaatagtaatttaagagacggttaagggacgaataagagatgaagggttgcaggttctgtcccttagttaagagatggagtaaaaaagtacagtgagatccaagaatagtaatttaagaggcAGTTAAGGGAAGTATAAGAGACAACATTCAGATAGCCTTATGCATTGATCACTATGTTAGGAATAGTATAATTTTGGATAATTATGAGCTGTTTTGTATTGTGTTAATGTAAATAGTCGAATAAATATCATTTATGAAATCCTTCACAATTTATAAGTTTATAGTGATAAGAAATCAAATACACGTCACTATATTGGATATGAATCATATGATATTGAAAAAAAGGTAAAACTTGAGTCTCGCAGCTATCTACCTATATAAGACTCCCTTTATGTTTAGTAAAGTTTCCCCTTTTCATTTTCCCCCAAATTGTCATAATCCATTTATCGTGAAACCCTAGCCACCACCAAACAAAACCCTAACCCACCGATTTCTATGGCTCGGAAACGGAAAACCCGCGCTGCTGAACTCCCTCAGGACCCCGAGATCGAGCAGCAGGaggagcccgagcccgagcctgaGGTCAAGGTCGaggaggttgagcccgagcaaACAGTaggagaagaggaagaggaagaaggggaaggagaggaggaggaggaggaggaggaagaagaagaagaagcggTCGACGAGGAAGAGGAGCAATCGGACAACATGGAGGAACACAAGGACGAGGATATTCCGGAGACGAGTGCCGAAATTAAAGCTGAAATTAAAGAGGAGCCCTCCGAGAACGTCATTTCAGAGAATGGCGGTGGTGCTGGTGCTCAAGGGGAGGATGAGGATTTTGAGGAAGAGCCTTTGGAGAAGCTTCTCGAGCCCTTCTCTAAGGACCAGCTCACTCTTCTAATCAAAGAAGCGCTTGAAAAACACCCAGATCTATCTGAGATTGTGCACAGGATGGCCGACTCCGACCCTGCCCACTGCAAGATTTTTGTGCACGGCCTTGGTTGGGATGCCAATGCGGAGACGATTACGTCGGTGTTTGGGAAGTATGGCGAAATTGAGGACTGTAAGGTGGTTAGAGATAAGAATACCGGGAAATCGAAGGGATATGGTTTCATTCTTTTCAAGAACCGCGATGGGGCTCGCCGCGCCCTAAAGGAACCTCAGAAGTTGATTGAAGGCCGGATGACTTCTTGCCAACTGGCGTCGGCTGGGCCGGTTCAGACTCCCGTGCAGACTGCAGCACCGTCCGTTTCTGTACCACCTACGTCGGAGTACACACAGAGGAAGATATACGTTAGCAATGTGTCTGCCGAACTTGAGCCGAAAAAGCTTTTGGACTACTTCTCCAAATTTGGGGAGATCGAGGATGGGCCTTTGGGTTTGGATAAACAGACTGGAAAGCCTAGGGGTTTCtgtttgtttgtgtataagAGTATTGAGAGTGCGCAAAAGGCACTGGATGAGCCGCACAAGCATTTTGAGGGTCAGATACTGCACTGCCAGAAAGCAATTGATGGCCCAAAACACAGCAAGGGTCACTTCAACCAGCAGCATGGTCAGCAGCAGCCGCAGCTGCAGCAACATCATCACCAGGGGCACCAAGGGTATTATCATCATCAAGCTAAGAAAGGGAGATATGCTGGTAGTGGTGGTGtggggcatacaggtggacacTTGATGGCTCCAAGTGCCGGACCTGCTGTTCCTTCTGTAGGGTTTAATCCAGCAGTTGCCCCTGCTGCTATAGGACAGGCTGTGGCAGCACTGCTGGCCACTCAAGGGGCTGGATTGGGAATTGGCAATTTGCTCGGGGGGATTGGAAATCCACAGGGTGTACCACCTATGATGAACAATGCAGGTTACGGAGGTCAGGGTGCTGGTGGCTATGGAGGTCAACCTGGTATGCAAGGGGGTTATGGTGGCCAGCCACAGATGGGTCAGGGTGGTGTAAGGCCACATCAGGGTGGGGCACCCTATATGGGTCATGGTCACTAGGTAAGCGGAGGTACGTTCATACTTATTATATTACTCCTGTCTGTACATTCTAGCAACTTTCGTTGTGATGCCTGAGCATATCAATTAGTGTGCCAAATTACATACCGACTCTAGAGTGTCTTACACAGTAGTTGCTTTTTAGTAAATTCTGTTGCTTAATGGAAGCAGATGAAAATGATTTCTTTAGTTTAAAAAATGGAGTTCTCAAATTTTTGTAGAAATCTATATCCTGCCCCTCCACCTAGGCACCAACATGAACACTAGGTAATCTTTACAGGGATTTTTCCCTACTAGTTATTGTTCTCTGTTTCCATATTACCAATGGAAATGGTTATAATGCAAATCTCaacaacatatttaatattcaCTCATGGTCTTTAGTTATCCTGGATAATGAAAATATGGAGCTTAGGAAACTGATCTCCCTTAAATGTGAATATTGTTTTCTCATGCCATAGGAAGACGTCTGCAGCCATACCCATAATATGTTTGGAGCTGTGTGGATTGACATTTAAGTTGATTGAAATTGACCGATATTCATATAGTGGAGAGACTTTCAATCTGGAACTTGGGGTCCAACAAATAGGTGAAGAAAGAATCAGTTGGACTAAAAATTCTTGATCATCTCCTCCATTGGAGATCTTTTAGATTACAGTAGTGGAAgtttatatgtgtttgtgtaATTATGTTTGGAACTCCTGCCATGCTTATACTGCCGAGTGCCGAAAAATTATATTTGTTCTCTTCATCCAGGTCTCATTGATTTTTAGTTTGGTAACCGTCTACATGCTTCTGATAGTAATTTACATTCCCAGATTTCACAATTTAATGCAGTTGAGTTTCAATTTTCATGATTTTAAGAGTTTGCAATATGCCTCTTATGGTTAAACTTTTACTATGACTCAGCTTCAGCCTTTTTGTTTCTATGAGCAAAAATTGTTTTGCTTTTCAAATtagttttttatgtttttttcatTGTGCAGATTCTTCATAAATGCATCAATCTTTTAGTTTTGGACTCTGGGATTCTTCTGAAGTTCGGGCAATCATGCTAATGAAGTCTTTCCTTGTAGCAAAAAGTTTCCATTTGCCTAAGGACTAGAATCTAAAATGTGTACCTTGTTTCTCTATCTATTACTTCTATATGTTGAATATTTTCTAAAATGTCCTATTTCAGTCTAATAACAACTTTTCGAAAAGGTTGATAACTAGTGACTTGATTCACACTTCTGTGTCTCTTGAGATTTGGGGTGTTGGTTAAGTATGTATCTTTACTTTCAACTTCAGTTTGATTTATTTGAGAAACTACATTTAGTATCTAATCCTTGTTTGTGTTTCTAACATTGATATCTAAGTAGATGACTGGATGGATTAGCATCTTCAATGCCTTGAATTTTACTAACATTCATAATACTTTGATCTTTTAACAGCTTTGTTGCAGGAACTTATAGAGCATGGCAACTAATAGCATATCAGTGCAACTGCCAATTCTTTGCTGTTTGTTCATTGCACATGAGATGTTGACTAATACTTTCAGGGTCCCCCCCCCTAACCCCACATCATTTATTCTGTTATTTGAATCAGATTTTTCAGAAAGATGCTTTTGAATGAGTAATGTGCTTGGGTCTAAAAAGTTACAGTCTTCATTAAAAACAGTAAAGTAATTCTTCTGGTGGTTGACTTTCTCAACTGACCCCTCAACTTTCATATGGTCCCCCATCTTTGGTTGAAAATTGTGGATTTGATAAGTTTTCCTTGAGCTGATTTCTCAAATTTACTTTCCATACTTCTTGGCAAGCTTAGGTCTAAAAAAATCTTACTTTTGGTATCATGTTCTCATTCCCCTCATGCTTAAAATCTGTGTTGCGAATCCATTGGCCTCATAATTATCGAAGGCTTGATGAGTGTTTGAAAGTTGGTGCTGGACGAGCTTGCTTCGGATCTTGTTGTGCAGAGCAGGTAACTGCTGCTTGTCACTAGGAAGGCCTCATTGTTGATTCTAAAGCAACTTCACCTTTATGATGGAACTATTTCCATAGTACCACGAAACATTCTTCGATCTGGCATGTTTATGTATCACACTTGGGGTTTTTCCAGGAATCGTATTAGTGCTCAGCTTACCTTGGAGGTTGCCTGTTCATTATGATGATCTCAATGTTTGTGTCTTTAATAGCATGAGATAAGACCAATTTGCGGTTACTTCGTCAGTCAAGGTCTTCAACATGACCCCCAAAAAAatgttatattttctttttttagtaaaagttatcACATTAATAGACTATAAAACTGTATTTTCTTTCTTCACGTAACTCACAATATATCTCTTAAAATCTCGTCGCCATTGAGTGTGACATCTATCACCACTGTTGGGCCTACTAATTAGAAAACTTGAATTGCAATGTGAAGGCAATCAGGGAATTTCTTCAGAAATTGAGTTCTAGTATATGTCGAATATATTATGAAAATTATTGCGCCAAGATTCTATATACGTTACCATTAACATAAACGATCTGTCATTCACAACAACTAATCGCTAGTTATGACAAGTTTATATGTTGCGAACCAATAACAACAAATTAGGATACAAGTTACAAGAGTTTCATgttctattaataaaaaaaacctcATCAAGTCGTCTGTTGTAATTTATAAGTACATGTTAAATCTACTTTAGAAACAGAGTGCCTCCCTCAACAGGCAGGCAGTAGAAAATAACTGTTACAAGTTCTGGGGTCAAATAGCTTGTTTATCTCGATGACTGATTTGTCGACAACTTGTATTTACGGAATCAGCTTTGATTCCCatgtaaaaaaaacaaactgGAACCCCTACCAGATTTAGATTTGCTCTATATGACTGTTAGAATTCTCTCCCAAAATTTGCGATGGCACTTCACCATACCTGTGATAATATGAATGCTTAACCTCTTTTACTCTTAGCTTTTTCCTGTTTGAAGTCGTCCATGCTACGATATTCCTCTCTAAGCAGTCTGTCCAGTTCTGGATGTTTCACCACTGGTTCATCATCCGCCCGGTAATGGTGAAATGCCCTGCATCATAAGAAAATGGCATTGTGACACCAGAATGACCTACCTCATGACACTTCATTCTATCATTTTAAGCACAAGACTTTGAAGTTAAATCATCCAACTTATTGTTGCATATCAAAAGGAAGTGAAGGCTATGAATTAAGGTAACAAAATCGGACTGGGATGAAATTGGCGACGTGACATCCTTTTGGAAGGTACTTAGTTTTTCCCTGTAATCGAAGGTGTTTGTGATGTGGTGTATGAGAAATATGATAAGGGAAGGAATCGAGATTACCAGTACTTCTCCAAACCATACAGGCTCCCCTTCTTATAAGAATCAAGTGTAAGCTGTTCAAAGTCCTCATATACTTCCCGTCTAAATTCCTTCTCCAAGCCATAACTTACATAGATAAAATAAGAACAAAAAGGGTAAGTTGAGATTCAGCATACAAGAGGCAATTACATTGAACAAGAAACTGCCCATGAGAAAAATGCAAGGAAATCAAGGATCCTTATGTGTCAAACAAAACTCAAACCCCACCTATAAAATCTGAACAAGCACTCCATTCCATAGTAACAACCAGCAGCAGCATCTTCTATAGCATACTTCTTGAATTCAGCATACATGGTAGGATTAAACATGTCCCTCAAAAAAAATGACCAAAACCTATAAAGAGTATTCATCTCCTGCAATTATGGAGTTCCATGTCATTAAACATCAGTACTTACACATGAGAAAAGATCATACATTTTACATTAGTGACAGGATTCTTTGGTCGCAACACCTGGCACATTGGAGTAGACATATACAGATGAACTATCAGAACAAGGAACTTGATATGACACGAAAAGTTTAGATGAAACTAGAAAAGCCAAGTATCAGGTTTTGGGTCTCACGACTCACACCGCGATTTGTTTAACAACACGACGATTCACACCCCAGCCTTTCATATAGTCTGGTACCTTTTGGCATTAAAAATGAACTATTACCCTTACCAACCAGGGAAATGATGACTGGTGAACAGGTTTTCAGAGGCTGTCTTTAGAAAGATGGTGCTACATGCATCTTTTACCACAAACCAAGGgacttattttcttttctttgttatTTTCTCTGTTGTCATGCTGAAACTTGAAAGGACATAATTCTGAAATATATGATATGCTGGCCTTTCAGATTTAGGGATACCATTTAcaaaaaatttaagaaatagCATCTTGAAGCCTGGTAGAAAAAAAGGGCTCAAAGTATCTGGGAACACCAGTGTAGACTAAAATTACAGTTGACAGCCAATCTGAAATTGTACGAAACCTAAAGCAACCACTGAAATTGCCCTTTGCCAATTTTAGTTTGTCATGTCATACAGTTCTAAATTAGGCTAGGTTACACTTATAAAAATGCAGGAAAAAGTATTCCAAGATGAAGAGAGATTGGTTAATTAAAGAAGACATCTCTTAATATATGGGCATGTTTGAAAAAGATCATAAAAATATACAGCACAAGATCAAAAGT
This portion of the Salvia splendens isolate huo1 chromosome 10, SspV2, whole genome shotgun sequence genome encodes:
- the LOC121751877 gene encoding UBP1-associated protein 2B-like, which gives rise to MARKRKTRAAELPQDPEIEQQEEPEPEPEVKVEEVEPEQTVGEEEEEEGEGEEEEEEEEEEEEAVDEEEEQSDNMEEHKDEDIPETSAEIKAEIKEEPSENVISENGGGAGAQGEDEDFEEEPLEKLLEPFSKDQLTLLIKEALEKHPDLSEIVHRMADSDPAHCKIFVHGLGWDANAETITSVFGKYGEIEDCKVVRDKNTGKSKGYGFILFKNRDGARRALKEPQKLIEGRMTSCQLASAGPVQTPVQTAAPSVSVPPTSEYTQRKIYVSNVSAELEPKKLLDYFSKFGEIEDGPLGLDKQTGKPRGFCLFVYKSIESAQKALDEPHKHFEGQILHCQKAIDGPKHSKGHFNQQHGQQQPQLQQHHHQGHQGYYHHQAKKGRYAGSGGVGHTGGHLMAPSAGPAVPSVGFNPAVAPAAIGQAVAALLATQGAGLGIGNLLGGIGNPQGVPPMMNNAGYGGQGAGGYGGQPGMQGGYGGQPQMGQGGVRPHQGGAPYMGHGH